CACCTGGTACCAGACGGATATCTGGTCCGACACGCTCAACATGGTCGAGGCCGATGGCAATGACGGCTTCGGCTGGTCGGCCAGCGTGGAAGTGGGGCGCAGCTTCGACATCGCCTATGAGTGGTCGGTGACGCCGCAGGCACAACTGATCTACAGCAGCGTCGATTTCGACGACTTCACCGATGCCACGGGTGCCGGCGTCCGGCTGTTGCGCGGCGACAGCCTGGTCGGTCGGCTGGGCATATCGTTGGATCACGAGACGACGTGGGAGTCCGCCAGCGGCGATACCCGCCGCCTGCAGACCTACGGTCTCGTCGATGTGCGCCAGGAGTTCCTGGATGGCACTCGGATCGAGGTCGGCGGCATTCCGCTCGACTCCAGCACCGGCGATACGTGGCTCGGCGGCGCGCTGGGCGCCACGTACAACTGGTCGGACGACGCATGGTCGGTGTACGGGCAGGTGGGTGTTGCCAGCGATCTTGGCGATTTCGGCGACAGTATCGAGGTGTCCGGAACGGCGGGGTTGCGCGTCAGGTTCTGACGCGCCCCATCCGGCGAGTTGCGGCTATGGCCGCCTCGCCATATATCCAGCCATTCCCGAAAGGCATCGATGGCCTGAAGCATGACTGGACCAGCATACATGGACGACTTGACCTCGACCACCCGAACACCGTCGATGCCCGCCGGGCATCCAAGGGTGGCGCCGGCGCGTGTCGGCATCCTCCTGGCCAATCTGGGGACACCCGACGGGTACGACTATTGGTCCATGCGCCGGTATCTCAGCGAGTTTCTGTCCGACAGGCGCGTGATCGACTACCCGCGGTGGAAGTGGCAGCCCATTCTGCAGACGGTGATTCTTGCCAAGCGGCCGTTCAGTTCCGGTGCCAACTACAAGTCGATCTGGAACGAAAGCCTGAACGAAAGTCCGCTGCTGACAATCACGCGTCGGCAGACCGAGCGCGTGCGCGAGACGCTTGCCGAACGCTACGGCGACTCCGTAATTGTCGATTTCTGCATGCGTTACGGCAATCCGTCAGTGGAGTCGGTGGTATCGCGGATGGTGGAAGAGGGATGCACGCGCATCCTGTATTTTCCGCTGTATCCGCAGTATGCGGGCGCCACCACCGCGACCGCCAACGACCAGTTCTTCCGCGCCCTGATGAAGCAGTTCCGGCAGCCGGCCGCGCGCACGGTCGACGCATATTTCGAGCATCCCCTGTACGTGGAGGCACTGGCGCAATCGGTTGAGCGCGCCTACGCGGAAGCGGGCAGCCGGCCCGAGAAGCTCGTCGCCTCCTATCATGGAATGCCGAAGCGCTATTTGATGCAGGGTGACCCGTATCATTGCCAATGCCAGAAGACGACGCGGCTGCTTCGTGAACGACTGGGATGGGCGGACGACAGCATCGACACCACGTTCCAGTCGGTATTCGGCCCGGAGGAGTGGCTCAAGCCCTACACGGTGGAGCATGTGGCCGAGCTGGCCAAACGGGGTATCCGCCATATCGCGGTGGCATCGCCTGCCTTCAGCGCGGATTGCATCGAGACGCTGGAAGAGATCAACGGGGAGATCCGCGAAGCCTTCCTGCATGCCGGCGGAACGGAATTCACCTACATCCCATGCCTCAATGATGACGATGCCCATATCAGGGCGTTGTCAGAGATCATCGGAGAAAACCTGTCCGGATGGGTGGCCGCAGGGGAGGCTGCCTGAACCTCCGTAAGGCCTGCATGATCGTCCCTGTCGTTTCTGGACCTCGACCAGGATGTCTCGGCGAGCCACATGCGGCGCAAGGCTGAGGCATGCTGAGCTCAGCACCCATACCAGAATGTCGACTGCGACACAGCTAGGCCGTAGGAAGAGTTGCTTCATCTCCCGGGCCGGCCGGATGCCTTGAAAGACAGGTGGCTGTTCGGGGCCTGGGGCAGCTATTTCCGTGGACACAACGGACCTTGGGCACTCCTTCCCGATCGAAAAACTGCCGCTCGTAAACACCAGGGGAAATTTTCATACCCGAAAACTTGATATGTAACGAGCAGTCACTTATGACCAGGGTGTGCATACTCGGGTTGTGAGGTAGGATCGTGAGCCGCAATTTCCTCGTCGTCGATCCGGAAGAAGGTCAGGAGATCATAAGGGGCCTCGCATCGGAAACCCGCGTGCGTATCCTCAAGCTCCTGCATACCGAAGGCGGCATGAACGGAAACGATATCTCCGAGCGGCTGCGTCTGCCGCAATCGACCGTATCCACGAACCTGCAGATACTGGAGGCCGCCGGCCTGATCCGCACCGATGCGCAGAAAGCGCGCAAGGGCAGTCAGAAGATCTGTTATTCGCTGTTCGATGAAATCCTCGTCACGTTCAAGGACGAGGTGGCCGAGCAACGTGAGAACATGATCGAGGTGAGCATGCCGCTCGGCCTCTATACGAGCTGCGAGGTGACGGCGCCTTGCGGGCTCTGCTCGCCCAGCGGCATCATTGGCCTGCTCGATGTGCCCGACACCTTCCTGAACCCCGAACGCATGAATGCCGGGCTGATCTGGTTCACGCGCGGCTATGTCGAGTATCAGTTTCCCAACAACGCGCATCTGACGCGCAACACGGTCGATGGGCTGGAGGTATCGCTGGAACTGAGCTCGGAAGTCCCGGGCACCGCCTCAGACTGGCCGAGCGACATCACGATGTCGATCAACGGCCGCGAGATCGGCACCTGGACATCGCCGGGGGACTTCGGCGACAAGCGCGGCGTCTACACCCCGAGCTGGTGGAAGCTGAAGGGCAGTCAGTACGGCAAGCTGAAGACCTGGCGGGTTACGGCCGACGGCACCTATGTCGACGGTCTGCGCGTCTCTCCGGTCGCCATCGCGGATCTCGATCTGGTCACCCATCACTCTATCCGGGTGCGTATTGCCGTGAAGGCGGATGCGCACCGCCCTGGCGGCATGAATATCTTCGGGCGTGGCTTCGGTAATTACGACCAGGATATCGTCCTGCGCCTGCAGACAGGCCATTAAAGAAAAACGCGATCGCATGCGCGGAGACTGCGGCCCAACCCTTGCCAAACCCATGGTTCCTGTTGCACAACAGATTTTCTGATACGTATCAGGTTATTTGCTGCAAGGGAGGGCGGTATGAAAGCTTATGCCATCGCCAACGCCGATTTCGTTGTTTCCAGGATCGACGACCGGCTGTATGGCGCGTTTCTGGAGCATCTGGGACGCGCGATCTATGAGGGCATCTACGAGCCCGACCACCCGACGGCCGACGCGAACGGCATGCGCGGCGACGTGGCCGAACTGGTGCGCAAGCTGAACTGCCCTGTGGTACGCTATCCCGGCGGCAATTTCGTCTCGGCCTATAACTGGGAAGACGGCATCGGCCCGCGTGAGGAGCGGCCCGTCCGGCTGGATCTCGCCTGGCACACGGCTGAAAGCAACGCCGTCGGCATCCATGAATTCGCCGACTGGTGCGCAACCGTCGGTACTGAGATGATGCTGGCTGTCAATCTCGGCTCGCGCGGTGTCGACGAGGCCCGCAACTTCCTGGAATATTGCAACCATCCGGGCGGCACCTACTGGAGCGACCTGCGCATCAGGAACGGGCGTGCCGAGCCCTGGAACGTCAAGATGTGGTGTCTCGGAAACGAAATGGACGGCCCCTGGCAGGTCGGCCATAAGAATGCCGACGAATATGGCCGGCTGGCCGCCAACACGGCGCGCGCGATGCGCATGTTCGACAGCTCGCTCGAGCTGATCGTCTGCGGCTCATCGCATTCGGACATGCCGACCTTCCCCGATTGGGAGCGGATCGTGCTCGAGCATACCTATGACCACGTCGACTACGTCAGTCTCCACATGTATTTCCGCAACCCGGAAAGCGATACGGCAAACTACCTCGCCCTGAGCGAAAAGCTCGATCGCTATATTGAAACGGTCGCCTCCACGATCCGGCAGGTCAAGCATAAGAAACGCTCGAAGCGCGATGTGCGCATTTGCTTCGACGAATGGAATGTCTGGTACCATTCGATGCAGCAGGACCGTGCGATCCGGGAAGGGCGGCACGGCTGGCCGCACGCGCCGGCGCTTCTGGAAGACATCTACAATTTCGAAGACGTGCTGATGGTCGGGCTGGTGATCAACACCTTCATCCGCCGATCCGATGTGGTGCGCATCGCCTGCATCGCCCAGCTCGTCAACGTGATCGCCCCGATCATGACGGAAAAGGGCGGCCCGGCCTGGGCCCAGACGATCTACTACCCGTACTACTTCGCATCCGTGTACGGGCGCGGCGTGGCGCTGCAAATGCCGGTCCGCTCCCCATCCTATGAAAGCGCGCACGCAGCCGAAACCCCTTACGTGGACGTTGCGGGCGTCCATGACGAGGACGGCGGCACGCTTACCTTCTTCATCGTCAACCGCAATCCTGACGAGGCGATCGACATCACCATCGACCTTCAAGGCTTTACCGGGCGCGAGATCATCGACCATCAGGTCATGACGCACCCCGATCTGCGGGCGGTCAATACCGCCGGCAAGCCGATGGAGGTTGCGCCGCGCAAGGAAACCGGGGCGCGGCTCGGGGCGGACGGATTGTCGCTCCCGCTGCCCTCCTATTCCTACCAGATGGTGCGCATTGCCGTCTGACGGGACCGTTCCATTCCAGGCATGCCGGGAGGCTCGGCATGCCGCAATTAAATATCATGAAAACGGGTGTATACCTGAATGTTTGTTGACCATTTGGCCACCTTCAATTAGATTTGCTGCAAGAACGGCGAAGACCGTTTGTGCAGGTAGAGGGCGGGCCCTGCCCGCGGGGAGGAACAATGCGCAGACGAGAGTTTCTGACGGGGACGGCATCCGGCGCCCTGTTGATCGCATCCGGCGGTTGGACCTGGGCACAGGACGCAGCGGCGCCGACGCTCGGGGATGTCCCGCGCGAGCGTACGATCATCATCCAGAACCCCGAGACCGCTATCCGCAACCCCGGCTGGTTCAATATCTGGGTCAGCGCCGGCGGCGGGATCATGAATGGGCTTCAACAGCTCGCGATGGACACCCTGTGGTACATCGATCCCGATGCAGGGATCGAAGGCCAGTCCGAGAACGCCACCTATCATTCGCTGGCGGCCGGTCCATGGGAATATTCCGACGACTTCAAGCGCATGACGGTCCGCCTGCGCGACAATCTTCTCTGGAGCGACGGCACGCCCTTCACGGCCGACGACGTCGTCTATACCGTTACGAAGCAGATGGAAACGCCGGGCATGATCTGGTCCAGCGCCTTCTCGACGCAGGTGGACTCCGTCACCGCGCCGGACCCTGCGACGGTCGTTTTCGAGCTGAAATCACCCAACTCCCGCTTTCACACCATCTTCGCGGTGCGCTGGGCGGCCTGCTGGATCATGCCCAAGCATGTCTTCGAAGGTGTCGACGACGTTCTGAACTTTCCGTTCAACCCGCCGGTGACGCTCGGCGCCTATACGCTCGACAGTTTCGACCCCAACGGCACCTGGTTCATCTGGAACAAGCGCCCGGACTGGGATCGCACCGCGCTTGGAGTGGTGGGCGAGCCCATGCCGGAAAGGGCGATCTACCGAAACAACATCTCGATCGACAATCGCCTGATCGAGATGCGCAACGGCAACCTGGACATGATCCACGATCTGACGCCGGAAGGCGCCTTCTCGATCATCCAGCAGGACCCGCAGACGCAAGGGTGGTTCAAGGGCTTCCCGTATGCCCATCCGGACCCGACGCTGATCCACGCTATGTTCAACCAGCAGGGCATGCCTGTTTTCCAGGACAGGCGTGTGCGCTGGGCACTGACGCTCATGCTGGATGCGCGCGCGATGAGCATGGCCAGCTATCGCGGCGCGGCCACGCTGTCGGCGATCGCCGTCCCG
This genomic window from Aureimonas sp. OT7 contains:
- the hemH gene encoding ferrochelatase, which produces MDDLTSTTRTPSMPAGHPRVAPARVGILLANLGTPDGYDYWSMRRYLSEFLSDRRVIDYPRWKWQPILQTVILAKRPFSSGANYKSIWNESLNESPLLTITRRQTERVRETLAERYGDSVIVDFCMRYGNPSVESVVSRMVEEGCTRILYFPLYPQYAGATTATANDQFFRALMKQFRQPAARTVDAYFEHPLYVEALAQSVERAYAEAGSRPEKLVASYHGMPKRYLMQGDPYHCQCQKTTRLLRERLGWADDSIDTTFQSVFGPEEWLKPYTVEHVAELAKRGIRHIAVASPAFSADCIETLEEINGEIREAFLHAGGTEFTYIPCLNDDDAHIRALSEIIGENLSGWVAAGEAA
- a CDS encoding helix-turn-helix domain-containing protein, coding for MSRNFLVVDPEEGQEIIRGLASETRVRILKLLHTEGGMNGNDISERLRLPQSTVSTNLQILEAAGLIRTDAQKARKGSQKICYSLFDEILVTFKDEVAEQRENMIEVSMPLGLYTSCEVTAPCGLCSPSGIIGLLDVPDTFLNPERMNAGLIWFTRGYVEYQFPNNAHLTRNTVDGLEVSLELSSEVPGTASDWPSDITMSINGREIGTWTSPGDFGDKRGVYTPSWWKLKGSQYGKLKTWRVTADGTYVDGLRVSPVAIADLDLVTHHSIRVRIAVKADAHRPGGMNIFGRGFGNYDQDIVLRLQTGH
- a CDS encoding alpha-N-arabinofuranosidase is translated as MKAYAIANADFVVSRIDDRLYGAFLEHLGRAIYEGIYEPDHPTADANGMRGDVAELVRKLNCPVVRYPGGNFVSAYNWEDGIGPREERPVRLDLAWHTAESNAVGIHEFADWCATVGTEMMLAVNLGSRGVDEARNFLEYCNHPGGTYWSDLRIRNGRAEPWNVKMWCLGNEMDGPWQVGHKNADEYGRLAANTARAMRMFDSSLELIVCGSSHSDMPTFPDWERIVLEHTYDHVDYVSLHMYFRNPESDTANYLALSEKLDRYIETVASTIRQVKHKKRSKRDVRICFDEWNVWYHSMQQDRAIREGRHGWPHAPALLEDIYNFEDVLMVGLVINTFIRRSDVVRIACIAQLVNVIAPIMTEKGGPAWAQTIYYPYYFASVYGRGVALQMPVRSPSYESAHAAETPYVDVAGVHDEDGGTLTFFIVNRNPDEAIDITIDLQGFTGREIIDHQVMTHPDLRAVNTAGKPMEVAPRKETGARLGADGLSLPLPSYSYQMVRIAV
- a CDS encoding ABC transporter substrate-binding protein; amino-acid sequence: MRRREFLTGTASGALLIASGGWTWAQDAAAPTLGDVPRERTIIIQNPETAIRNPGWFNIWVSAGGGIMNGLQQLAMDTLWYIDPDAGIEGQSENATYHSLAAGPWEYSDDFKRMTVRLRDNLLWSDGTPFTADDVVYTVTKQMETPGMIWSSAFSTQVDSVTAPDPATVVFELKSPNSRFHTIFAVRWAACWIMPKHVFEGVDDVLNFPFNPPVTLGAYTLDSFDPNGTWFIWNKRPDWDRTALGVVGEPMPERAIYRNNISIDNRLIEMRNGNLDMIHDLTPEGAFSIIQQDPQTQGWFKGFPYAHPDPTLIHAMFNQQGMPVFQDRRVRWALTLMLDARAMSMASYRGAATLSAIAVPPTGTHPRDYHEPLQQYLMDYELDLGTRKIKPYDPAVPLQIADMVRGQFGDGVPTDEAEVRRAFGYGWWKQDIEAATELLTAAGLTQSGRQWLLPDGQPFRFSLMMPTDGVVNRLGSLMAQLWSQQGIQVTPEPAPDVRERLTAGDYVACVRWAVETYGGHPDLSYFLDSYHSSFVSPRGKAQPPRNLMRFTTPRQDEIIEEIRRIDFSDPRAVELGHEFAKYYVDEMPIIPIMAYNVFAIQSNRYWTGWPNADRPYANPVTNWGNSRYILTQIRPAG